The Schistocerca gregaria isolate iqSchGreg1 chromosome 4, iqSchGreg1.2, whole genome shotgun sequence genome contains a region encoding:
- the LOC126267474 gene encoding flap endonuclease GEN isoform X1, translating to MGVAELWHLLNPIRERKTLWELQNKTVAVDLSCWVCDTKNIQEFCPQKRLYLRNLFFRTSCLLLMGVKPVFVLEGQAPAIKKYTMARRVANIHGHTKGEASQQSQRRRSGKRSHFQGVLKHCEELLTIMGLTCIRSKGEAEAMCAHLNEIGLVDGCVSQDGDCFLYGAQIVYRNFTISPSGTDGSAGFSVDVYNLNEAKQKLQLGREKLIALALLCGCDYTPGGIRGIGRQAVVNFLDQVPDTGLISRIQGWRADPCLARFDAAHEAVTSGAECARCGHSGRQQRHDKAGCPKCPGAPSIGCVQDPDRLPLTDRIFVSELLLRKKAVADPYFPSEAVLDEYLQENQAKSSLPIDTSWRQPDLIKFIKYTGKLLKWTECYAIEKFMPLVTRWHLVHLSEGKIKKIEATKGFLKISPKMITKKRIVKGICSYEILWNDEEGFMNTIEMDDGITIDKLLTTVEPQHLVQKAYPEVVQEFLAEKEKSKKGKEKTKRKQKPSVKTVSVPCLCESKENGGCQHVNDKACQRKNATKKTVVEGYHNIEKFFSRLSISTVDNLETDINSGESAEQYKRALTPTYQSTPKRASNKTDLRMKVLKKGIQSLVKSECTQKYKSSEESESSSLLCNCSTLSDECDMCKVSGDEDMDLTSIIEDIVGRKCSPDNTVDVKQEELINNDNEDEYVPLYERLKLKLQCNLVKLSDIV from the exons atgGGTGTTGCGGAACTGTGGCATCTTCTGAATCCCATACGCGAAAGAAAAACTTTATGGGAGTTACAAAATAAAACTGTTGCGGTTGATTTGAGTTGTTGGGTCTGCGACACGAAAAACATCCAGGAATTTTGCCCACAAAAACGTTTGTATCTGAG GAATCTCTTCTTTCGTACAAGCTGCCTGTTGCTTATGGGCGTCAAGCCTGTGTTTGTGCTTGAGGGCCAAGCTCCAGCTATAAAGAAGTATACAATGGCTCGCAGGGTGGCGAATATTCATGGTCATACGAAAGGAGAAGCGTCTCAGCAAAGTCAACGGCGACGGAGTGGCAAACGGTCACACTTTCAGGGTGTGCTGAAACAT TGTGAGGAACTTCTTACAATTATGGGACTGACTTGCATCCGGAGTAAAGGAGAAGCTGAAGCTATGTGTGCCCATCTCAATGAAATTGGG cTTGTggatggttgtgtttcacaagatggGGATTGCTTTCTGTATGGAGCTCAAATAGTATATCGCAACTTTACAATCAGCCCTTCAGGAACTGACGGCAGTGCAGGTTTCAGTGTAGATGTTTATAATTTGAATGAAGCTAAGCAGAAACTACAACTTGGGCGGGAGAAGTTAATAGCTTTGGCTTTGCTGTGTGGATGTGATTACACACCTGGAGGTATTCGCGGAATTGGAAGACAAGCAGTTGTTAATTTCTTGGATCAGGTCCCTGATACAGGTTTGATTTCTAG GATACAAGGTTGGCGAGCAGATCCTTGCTTGGCACGATTTGATGCAGCACATGAGGCTGTAACAAGCGGTGCTGAATGTGCCCGATGTGGACATAGCGGACGGCAACAAAGACATGATAAGGCAGGTTGCCCTAAATGTCCTGGAGCTCCAAGTATTGGCTGTGTTCAGGATCCTGACCGTCTTCCACTTACTGACAG AATATTTGTATCTGAACTATTGTTACGAAAAAAGGCAGTAGCAGACCCATATTTTCCTTCGGAAGCAGTCCTTGATGAATATCTACAAGAAAATCAAGCAAAATCATCTTTGCCGATAGACACTTCATGGAGACAACCAGACTTAATTAAATTTATT AAGTACACAGGAAAGTTGCTGAAATGGACAGAATGCTATGCTATTGAAAAATTCATGCCACTGGTAACACGATGGCATCTTGTGCATTTAAGTGAAGGTAAAATTAAGAAAATAGAGGCTACAAAAGGGTTTTTGAAAATATCTCCAAAAATGATAACGAAGAAAAGGATTGTTAAAGGTATTTGTAGTTATGAGATACTTTGGAATGATGAGGAAGGTTTTATGAATACCATTGAAATGGATGATGGCATTACTATTGACAAATTGTTAACAACTGTGGAACCACAACACCTAGTTCAGAAAGCATACCCTGAAGTAGTACAAGAATTCTTGGCTGAAAAAGAAAAATCTAAAAAAG GAAAAGAGAAGACCAAAAGAAAACAAAAGCCTTCCGTGAAAACAGTGTCTGTGCCTTGCCTCTGTGAATCTAAGGAGAATGGAGGTTGTCAGCATGTTAACGATAAAGCTTGCCAACGGAAAAACGCTACAAAGAAAACTGTTGTAGAAGGATACCATAATATTGAGAAGTTCTTCAGCCGGTTGTCAATCAGTACTGTTGACAACTTAGAAACAGATATTAATTCTGGAGAGTCTGCTGAACAATACAAAAGAGCATTAACCCCAACCTATCAGAGTACTCCCAAACGGGCAAGTAACAAAACTGATCTTAGAATGAAAGTATTAAAAAAGGGCATTCAATCTCTTGTCAAATCAGAatgtacacagaaatataaaagtaGTGAAGAAAGTGAAAGCAGTTCACTGCTTTGCAACTGTTCAACTCTGTCAGATGAATGTGACATGTGTAAGGTTTCTGGTGATGAAGATATGGATCTCACATCAATAATTGAAGACATTGTAGGCAGAAAATGTAGTCCAGATAACACAGTGGATGTGAAACAAGAAGAGTTAATCAACAATGATAATGAAGATGAATATGTTCCATTGTATGAAAGATTGAAGCTGAAATTACAATGTAACTTAGTGAAACTGTCAGATATTGTATAA
- the LOC126267474 gene encoding flap endonuclease GEN isoform X2 → MGVAELWHLLNPIRERKTLWELQNKTVAVDLSCWVCDTKNIQEFCPQKRLYLRNLFFRTSCLLLMGVKPVFVLEGQAPAIKKYTMARRVANIHGHTKGEASQQSQRRRSGKRSHFQGVLKHCEELLTIMGLTCIRSKGEAEAMCAHLNEIGLVDGCVSQDGDCFLYGAQIVYRNFTISPSGTDGSAGFSVDVYNLNEAKQKLQLGREKLIALALLCGCDYTPGGIRGIGRQAVVNFLDQVPDTGLISRIQGWRADPCLARFDAAHEAVTSGAECARCGHSGRQQRHDKAGCPKCPGAPSIGCVQDPDRLPLTDRIFVSELLLRKKAVADPYFPSEAVLDEYLQENQAKSSLPIDTSWRQPDLIKFIYTGKLLKWTECYAIEKFMPLVTRWHLVHLSEGKIKKIEATKGFLKISPKMITKKRIVKGICSYEILWNDEEGFMNTIEMDDGITIDKLLTTVEPQHLVQKAYPEVVQEFLAEKEKSKKGKEKTKRKQKPSVKTVSVPCLCESKENGGCQHVNDKACQRKNATKKTVVEGYHNIEKFFSRLSISTVDNLETDINSGESAEQYKRALTPTYQSTPKRASNKTDLRMKVLKKGIQSLVKSECTQKYKSSEESESSSLLCNCSTLSDECDMCKVSGDEDMDLTSIIEDIVGRKCSPDNTVDVKQEELINNDNEDEYVPLYERLKLKLQCNLVKLSDIV, encoded by the exons atgGGTGTTGCGGAACTGTGGCATCTTCTGAATCCCATACGCGAAAGAAAAACTTTATGGGAGTTACAAAATAAAACTGTTGCGGTTGATTTGAGTTGTTGGGTCTGCGACACGAAAAACATCCAGGAATTTTGCCCACAAAAACGTTTGTATCTGAG GAATCTCTTCTTTCGTACAAGCTGCCTGTTGCTTATGGGCGTCAAGCCTGTGTTTGTGCTTGAGGGCCAAGCTCCAGCTATAAAGAAGTATACAATGGCTCGCAGGGTGGCGAATATTCATGGTCATACGAAAGGAGAAGCGTCTCAGCAAAGTCAACGGCGACGGAGTGGCAAACGGTCACACTTTCAGGGTGTGCTGAAACAT TGTGAGGAACTTCTTACAATTATGGGACTGACTTGCATCCGGAGTAAAGGAGAAGCTGAAGCTATGTGTGCCCATCTCAATGAAATTGGG cTTGTggatggttgtgtttcacaagatggGGATTGCTTTCTGTATGGAGCTCAAATAGTATATCGCAACTTTACAATCAGCCCTTCAGGAACTGACGGCAGTGCAGGTTTCAGTGTAGATGTTTATAATTTGAATGAAGCTAAGCAGAAACTACAACTTGGGCGGGAGAAGTTAATAGCTTTGGCTTTGCTGTGTGGATGTGATTACACACCTGGAGGTATTCGCGGAATTGGAAGACAAGCAGTTGTTAATTTCTTGGATCAGGTCCCTGATACAGGTTTGATTTCTAG GATACAAGGTTGGCGAGCAGATCCTTGCTTGGCACGATTTGATGCAGCACATGAGGCTGTAACAAGCGGTGCTGAATGTGCCCGATGTGGACATAGCGGACGGCAACAAAGACATGATAAGGCAGGTTGCCCTAAATGTCCTGGAGCTCCAAGTATTGGCTGTGTTCAGGATCCTGACCGTCTTCCACTTACTGACAG AATATTTGTATCTGAACTATTGTTACGAAAAAAGGCAGTAGCAGACCCATATTTTCCTTCGGAAGCAGTCCTTGATGAATATCTACAAGAAAATCAAGCAAAATCATCTTTGCCGATAGACACTTCATGGAGACAACCAGACTTAATTAAATTTATT TACACAGGAAAGTTGCTGAAATGGACAGAATGCTATGCTATTGAAAAATTCATGCCACTGGTAACACGATGGCATCTTGTGCATTTAAGTGAAGGTAAAATTAAGAAAATAGAGGCTACAAAAGGGTTTTTGAAAATATCTCCAAAAATGATAACGAAGAAAAGGATTGTTAAAGGTATTTGTAGTTATGAGATACTTTGGAATGATGAGGAAGGTTTTATGAATACCATTGAAATGGATGATGGCATTACTATTGACAAATTGTTAACAACTGTGGAACCACAACACCTAGTTCAGAAAGCATACCCTGAAGTAGTACAAGAATTCTTGGCTGAAAAAGAAAAATCTAAAAAAG GAAAAGAGAAGACCAAAAGAAAACAAAAGCCTTCCGTGAAAACAGTGTCTGTGCCTTGCCTCTGTGAATCTAAGGAGAATGGAGGTTGTCAGCATGTTAACGATAAAGCTTGCCAACGGAAAAACGCTACAAAGAAAACTGTTGTAGAAGGATACCATAATATTGAGAAGTTCTTCAGCCGGTTGTCAATCAGTACTGTTGACAACTTAGAAACAGATATTAATTCTGGAGAGTCTGCTGAACAATACAAAAGAGCATTAACCCCAACCTATCAGAGTACTCCCAAACGGGCAAGTAACAAAACTGATCTTAGAATGAAAGTATTAAAAAAGGGCATTCAATCTCTTGTCAAATCAGAatgtacacagaaatataaaagtaGTGAAGAAAGTGAAAGCAGTTCACTGCTTTGCAACTGTTCAACTCTGTCAGATGAATGTGACATGTGTAAGGTTTCTGGTGATGAAGATATGGATCTCACATCAATAATTGAAGACATTGTAGGCAGAAAATGTAGTCCAGATAACACAGTGGATGTGAAACAAGAAGAGTTAATCAACAATGATAATGAAGATGAATATGTTCCATTGTATGAAAGATTGAAGCTGAAATTACAATGTAACTTAGTGAAACTGTCAGATATTGTATAA